The DNA region CAAAGCAATTGCGCAAACTTCTTGACGCATTTCTGAATCTTTAAAACTTTGACAGGAGACAATCGTGGTCGATCTGCATACACATACTTTTTTCAGTGACGGCGAACTTGTTCCTTCGGAACTCGTCAGGCGGGCAGCCCATGCCGGATACAGGGCCATTGCCATTACCGATCATGGTGACTCGTCGAACCTTGGGATCATCATTCCCAATATCGTTAAGGTCTGTAACGATATTGGCGATGAGTGGGGCGTTACGCCTGTTCCCGGAATAGAACTGACCCATGTGCCACCCAGGCTCATTCCTTCCCTTGCCGATGAGGCAAGAAAGCTTGGCGCCAGGATTGTCGTTGTCCATGGTGAAACTATTACAGAGCCTGTGTGCAAAGGAACGAATTTGGCGGCCCTCAGGGCGAAAGTGGATATACTTTCACATCCCGGCCTTATTACGGAAGAAGAGGTTGTTCTTGCGCGGGAAAATAATGTCTGTCTCGAAATATCGGGGAGAAAGGGCCACTCCTTTGCCAATGGCCATGTCGTTAGTATGGCCAGAAAGGTTGGGGCAAAACTTGTTATCAATAGCGATGCGCACAGTCCCGGTGATTTATTGCCTCTCGATTTTGCCAAAAAGGTTGCCCTTGGAGCGGGAATGACGGAAGCGGAATTTGAAGCGGCGAGGAAGCATTCGCAGGCCTTGCTGGACCGTGCAAGGGCACAGTGAATGAGTACTGGAAACAGGAAAGGCCCCGTGAAGGGGCCTTTTTCTTTTCCTGGAAATAGATTTTCCAGGCTAGGTTTCAAGCAGTCTCATAATCCGGTCTACGCATTCATCGACTGAAAGCTTGTCTGTTTCGAGCACGAGGTCCGGTGATTCCGGTTCGTCATAAGGTGCCGAAATACCGGGGATGTCTTTTAGTTCACCCTTATCCGCCTTCTCATAATGACCTTTTCTGTCACGTTCCCGGCAAACTTCCAGCGGTGAAGAGAGATAAATTTCAAGGTATCTTTCTTCTCCGATCTCTTTTTTAACCTTTGCTCTTACATGGGCGCTGGCTGCGACGAAAGAAGCGATACATATAAGGCCCGAATCATTGAAAAGTTTAGCCACTTCCGCTGCTCTCCTCAGGTTTTCCGATCTCTCGTTAGCGCTGAAACCGAGGTCTTTGCTGATACCGAGACGCATGTTTTCTCCATCAAGAACGGTAGCGGCGCGTCCACCATCAAAGAGACGCCTTTCCAGGGCATAGGCAACAGAGGTTTTTCCTGAACCCGTCAGTCCTGTAAGAAGAATAGTTTTTGAACTGTGGCCGTAACGGCTGCTCCTTTCTTCAATGGATACGCGGCTGGTCTGACGTTCCAGGAACTCGGCCGGGGGACCTGTTTCCCAGAATGAAGCCCTCTCGTCAGGGCTTATCTGGCGGTCGATGATCATTCCTGCGGCGATGGTATTATTGGTAATTCTGTCAATGAGGATGAAGGCTCCTGTCGTTCTGTTTTTCCGGTAGGGATCAAAGGGAATTGCCCTGTCCAGTGACAGATGGCAGCGTCCTACTTCATTAAGTTTCAGTTCCTCAGCTTCTTCTCTTCCCAGTTCGTTAATATCGACTTTATAACGAAGGTCGGAAATGGCAGCGCCCACCAGGTTGGAGGTGTGTTTGATCAAATACTGCTCTCCCTGTTTCATGGGTTTTTCTGCCATCCATACCACCATTGCCTCAAAGTCGCGATCCACTCTGGGTCTGTTGCCGCTGCGTGAGAACAGGTCCCCGCGGCTCACATCAATTTCATCTTCAAGGGTAACGGTAATAGCGAGAGGAGGATAGGCTTCTTCCACCTTGCCTTCGTAGGTAATGATCTCCTTGACGCGGCTTTTCCGGCCTCCGGGGAGAGCAACCACTTCATCACCGGGCCGCAGGATGCCCGACGCCATGGTTCCCGCAAATCCTCTGAAATGGAGATCGGGCCTGTTGACGTATTGTACGGGAAGTCTGAGATCAATGAGGTTTCTGTCCGACCCTATGTGGACCGTTTCAAGATAGTTGAGCAGCGATCCTGACTTGTGCCAGCTCATGCTTTCCGTTGTGTCGACAACGTTATCTCCTTTCAGCGCCGAGATAGGAATGAAATGAATATCATCGATGTCGAGCTTGGCTGAAAAAGATTTGTAATCACGGCATATGCTGTTGAAAACTTCCTCGTCAAAATCAACGAGGTCCATTTTGTTGACGGCAACGACAATGTGCCTGATGCCGAGGAGGGCGCAGATGAAGCTGTGCCGCTTTGTTTGCGGAAGCACGCCGTAGCGGGCGTCAATGAGAATGATTGCAAGGTCACAGGTTGAAGCGCCTGTAGCCATATTTCTCGTATATTGTTCGTGGCCCGGTGTGTCGGCGATGATGAATTTCCGTTTTTCCGTAGAAAAGTAGCGGTAGGCAACATCAATGGTAATTCCCTGCTCGCGCTCCGCTGCAAGCCCGTCTACGAGGAGTGCAAGATCGAGTTCTTCACCGGCTGAGCCTTTTTTCTCACTGTCTTTTTTAATGGATGCGAGCTGGTCTTCATAGATAAGCTTTGTATCATGCAAAAGCCTTCCTATGAGGGTGCTTTTCCCGTCATCGACGGAACCGCAGGTGAGGAGGCGGAGAAGCTCCTTGTTTTCCTGTCGCTTTAAATAAGCAAGGATATCTTTTGCAATTAATTCCTGTTCGTTTATTCCTGTCGCACTCATTAAAAATATCCCTCTCTTTTCTTCTTCTCCATGGAAGCCGCTTCATCATGATCGATGACACGTCCCTGTCTTTCCGACTGTTTTGTGAGCAGCATTTCCTGAATGATCTCGGGAAGGGTTGCCGCTGTCGATTCTATTGCGCCGGAAAGAGGGTAGCAGCCCAGTGTTCTAAAACGTATCATTCTCATCTCCGGTTCTTCGCCGGGGAGGAGCCGGAATCGTTCATCGTCAACCATAATGATATTCCCGTCTCTTTCCACGACAGGCCTTTTTTTGGAAAAATAAAGAGGAACTATTTCAATATTTTCCATATAAATATACTGCCATACGTCGAGTTCCGTCCAGTTGGAGAGGGGGAAAACCCTGATCGATTCTCCCGTCTTGATTTTGCCGTTATAAATATTCCAGAGTTCGGGGCGCTGGTTTTTGGGGTCCCACTGATGCTTGTTGTCGCGGAAAGAGTAAATGCGCTCTTTGGCCCGTGATTTTTCCTCATCCCTTCTGGCGCCGCCGAAGGCAGCGTCGTATTTCCCCTCATTGAGGGCCTGACGGAGAGATTCCGTTTTCATGACGTTAGTATAGATACTGGAACCGTGGTCGAAGGGATTAATATTTTTTTCGGCGCCTTCTTTATTGATGTGAACTCTCAGGTCGAGGTTTTTCTCCTTGCAGAAACGGTCACGGAATTCAATCATATCCCTGAACTTCCATGTTGTGTCAACATGCAGCAGTGGAAAGGGTGGAGGCGCCGGATAAAAAGCCTTTAGGGCAAGATGAACAAGAACGGATGAATCCTTGCCGATAGAATAGAGCATAACCGGATTGTCGAATTCGGCCACCACCTCCCTGATTATATGGATGGATTCGGCTTCCAGCTGCTTTAAATGGGTCAGGTTGTATGAAGTCATTATTTTTTTGTCCCCGATTGATTTGCCGTTAAAAATACGTGTTTTTTTCTTCTCGAAAATGATATATTTTTCTATTTTAGAACGGAGTATATTAGTCTTTTTGCCCTGAAATGTCAAATACTTTAGCGCTTTGGTAAAGAACTAACCCCTGATATTTGTCCTGTAAATTCTGGTTTTGGAGCTTATATTTGAAGATACTTGGCATCGAATCATCCTGTGATGAAACGGCGGCTTCTGTTGTCAGTGACGGTTGTGAGATACTTTCCAATATCATCGTTTCCCAGATAAAAGACCATGCCCTTTATGGCGGGGTCGTTCCCGAGATTGCATCGAGAAAGCATATCGAGACCATCGTGCCTGTCATTGATGCCGCATTAAAGGAGGCGGGACTCACTCTCGATGCTATTGACGGCATAGCGGTAACAAAAGGCCCCGGCCTGGTGGGCTCCCTCCTTATTGGCCTGTCAACGGCCAAGGCCATGGCCTTTAGCAGAAATATTCCTCTTGTCGGTGTTAATCATATCGAAGGACACCTGATGGCAATCATGCTGGAAAAGAAGGTTGACTTTCCTTATATCGGTCTTATTGTTTCCGGGGGGCATACCTCTCTCTACCTGGTGAAAGCGGTGGGGGTCTATGAAGTGCTTGGCAGAACCATCGATGATGCAGCAGGGGAAGCCCTTGACAAGGTGGCCAAGGTGATGGGCCTTGGTTATCCCGGCGGTGTGGCCATTGACAAACTTTCAAAAAAGGGGGATCCCCGTGCCATTGCTTTTCCAAGAGGCCTCCTCGACAGGGACAACCTTGATTTCAGCTTCAGCGGCATGAAAACGGCGGCGTCACAGTTCATAAAAAAGCAACCGGCAGACGTCCTGCCCCGTATAATTAATGACCTTGCGGCAAGTTTCCAGGAAGCGGTTGTCGATGTGCTTACCAAAAAAAGCATTAAGGCCGCCAGAGAACATAATGTAAAGAGTCTCGTCATATCGGGCGGTGTGGCCTGCAACAGCAGGCTAAGAGAGGTGATGCGGCAAGAGTGCGTTCATATGGGAGGGACTGCTTATTTTCCTTCACCCCTTCTTTGTACCGATAATGCCGCCATGATTGCCGCTCTCGGTTATCACTACCTTAAAAGGGGTGACAGGGCCGGTCTCGGCATGAATGCTGTGGCGAGGTGGGAAATATGAAATTCAAAGGCTCCCCCATCTACCGCTCCGGGCGATATCTTTATCTTAGCTTTATAAGACTTCGGGGAAGCGCTGAAGAGGTGGCCAGGGGGATGGCTCTCGGTGTTTTTATCGGCATGACGCCCACCATGGGCATACAAATGCCTATTGCTCTTTTCTTTGCCATGATACTGAGGGAAAACAAGATTGCCGCCCTCATAGGTGTCTGGATCAGCAATCCCATGACCGTTATCCCTATTTATACCTTTAATTTTAAAATGGGCAAGTATCTTCTCGGAACCCCCGACCTTAAGATGCCCGATTTTTCATCGCTGGAAGATATATTTCAACTCGGTTACGATCTTCTCATGCCTCTCACCATGGGGAGTCTTGTTGTCGGTGTCGTTGCGGCAGCCGTTGCCTATGTGGCGACGCTGTATATTTATTCTGCCGTCAAGTATGAAAAAGATAAAATTAAAAGAAAAAGAGAGGAAAAAGCCCATATCACTCACGAAGAAGAAAAGAGAGACTGATAGCGCTGACCCGAGACCGAAGAAAAGGTTTGGACAGAATTTTTTAACTGATACCGGTTATGCCGCAAAGATCGTTGAACTTGCTTCCATTACCCCGGAAGATACGATTGTTGAGATCGGTCCCGGCAGGGGAGCGATTACGAGATTGCTGGCCGAAACAGGGTGCCGGGTAATTGCCCTTGAAGTTGACAGGGATTTGTTCTCAAAGCTGCGGGAGATTTTCAGTTCCAGTGATAATGTTGAGATCATAGGGGCAGATGCCCTTAAGTTTGATTTCAGTACGCTGGAATCAAAGAGCGGGGGCAGGTTGAAGATCGTTGCCAACCTGCCCTATAATGTAGCCACAGCGATTCTTTTCAGGCTCTTTGAATACAGACATCTTATTGGAAAAATGGTGCTTATGTTTCAACTCGAAGTGGCAAAGCGGATTGTTGCTCTTCCCGGCGGCAGGGATTATGGCGCTCTTTCAATCTTTCCGCAACTCTACAGCCATGTTTCCCTTGCTTTTAAACTTCCTCCCGGCGCCTTCTTCCCTGCGCCCAAGGTATTTTCCGCCGTCCTTCTTTTTGAAATCACGGAAAGTCCGAGATATGACGTTAAAGACCTTAACATGCTGGAGAGGCTGATAAAAGCCGCCTTTTCCCAGAGAAGAAAGAAACTGTCAAATTCGGTAAAGGGCCTGCTGCCAAAAGACGCAGATGCCGGGGCATTATTTGCCGGGGCAGGCATTGATGCGTCAAAAAGACCGGAAGAACTGACAATAGAGGCCTTTTGCCGCCTGAGCAATGCCCTGCAAATGGACGGTATAGCGTAAATATAAATTAAGCGGCCTTCCTGTGCAGGCGCCTGCCCTAAACCGTATTTCTCGCCAACTCTCCACCCGGGCAGATAAAAAGTGGACATTTCAGCTTATTTTTATTATCTTCTCTCTTTCTCCGTATAATACAGTTTATATCATAAGAGGATAGAGTGTACCTGAGAAGAGATGCAGAAGAAATAAAAGAGAAACTTTCCTCGTTGACAACCACACTTCTCGATGAAGGGTCTTCAGCAAAGGAGCTTGTTAAGGCAGGTCACGACATGTTCGACCTCCTGGCGCCGCTAACCGGTCTCGAGGACAGATCCATCGATCCTTCTATTAACGTCTATACCATACTGGAAAGCGGAATGGCTATATCGCCACGGAATGCCGGACGTTGCGCTCGCGAAGCGCGCAGGACGGCAATGTTTCTGCGGGGTATAGAAAAGGCAATTAAAGACTTAAGGGTAAAGTTCCCGGGCCGTAAAATTAACATACTCTATGCCGGTTGCGGTCCATTTGCCCTGCTTGCGCTTCCCCTTATGTCCCGCCTTGCGCCGGGCAGTGTCAGTTTTGCCCTCCTCGAGATACACCGTCGTTCACTTGATTCAGCCGAAAAAATTATCAAAGGTCTCGGTTTCGGTGGATTCATTAGA from Deltaproteobacteria bacterium includes:
- the cysN gene encoding sulfate adenylyltransferase subunit CysN, which translates into the protein MSATGINEQELIAKDILAYLKRQENKELLRLLTCGSVDDGKSTLIGRLLHDTKLIYEDQLASIKKDSEKKGSAGEELDLALLVDGLAAEREQGITIDVAYRYFSTEKRKFIIADTPGHEQYTRNMATGASTCDLAIILIDARYGVLPQTKRHSFICALLGIRHIVVAVNKMDLVDFDEEVFNSICRDYKSFSAKLDIDDIHFIPISALKGDNVVDTTESMSWHKSGSLLNYLETVHIGSDRNLIDLRLPVQYVNRPDLHFRGFAGTMASGILRPGDEVVALPGGRKSRVKEIITYEGKVEEAYPPLAITVTLEDEIDVSRGDLFSRSGNRPRVDRDFEAMVVWMAEKPMKQGEQYLIKHTSNLVGAAISDLRYKVDINELGREEAEELKLNEVGRCHLSLDRAIPFDPYRKNRTTGAFILIDRITNNTIAAGMIIDRQISPDERASFWETGPPAEFLERQTSRVSIEERSSRYGHSSKTILLTGLTGSGKTSVAYALERRLFDGGRAATVLDGENMRLGISKDLGFSANERSENLRRAAEVAKLFNDSGLICIASFVAASAHVRAKVKKEIGEERYLEIYLSSPLEVCRERDRKGHYEKADKGELKDIPGISAPYDEPESPDLVLETDKLSVDECVDRIMRLLET
- the tsaD gene encoding tRNA (adenosine(37)-N6)-threonylcarbamoyltransferase complex transferase subunit TsaD, which gives rise to MKILGIESSCDETAASVVSDGCEILSNIIVSQIKDHALYGGVVPEIASRKHIETIVPVIDAALKEAGLTLDAIDGIAVTKGPGLVGSLLIGLSTAKAMAFSRNIPLVGVNHIEGHLMAIMLEKKVDFPYIGLIVSGGHTSLYLVKAVGVYEVLGRTIDDAAGEALDKVAKVMGLGYPGGVAIDKLSKKGDPRAIAFPRGLLDRDNLDFSFSGMKTAASQFIKKQPADVLPRIINDLAASFQEAVVDVLTKKSIKAAREHNVKSLVISGGVACNSRLREVMRQECVHMGGTAYFPSPLLCTDNAAMIAALGYHYLKRGDRAGLGMNAVARWEI
- a CDS encoding DUF2062 domain-containing protein, whose product is MKFKGSPIYRSGRYLYLSFIRLRGSAEEVARGMALGVFIGMTPTMGIQMPIALFFAMILRENKIAALIGVWISNPMTVIPIYTFNFKMGKYLLGTPDLKMPDFSSLEDIFQLGYDLLMPLTMGSLVVGVVAAAVAYVATLYIYSAVKYEKDKIKRKREEKAHITHEEEKRD
- the rsmA gene encoding 16S rRNA (adenine(1518)-N(6)/adenine(1519)-N(6))-dimethyltransferase RsmA gives rise to the protein MKKIKLKEKERKKPISLTKKKRETDSADPRPKKRFGQNFLTDTGYAAKIVELASITPEDTIVEIGPGRGAITRLLAETGCRVIALEVDRDLFSKLREIFSSSDNVEIIGADALKFDFSTLESKSGGRLKIVANLPYNVATAILFRLFEYRHLIGKMVLMFQLEVAKRIVALPGGRDYGALSIFPQLYSHVSLAFKLPPGAFFPAPKVFSAVLLFEITESPRYDVKDLNMLERLIKAAFSQRRKKLSNSVKGLLPKDADAGALFAGAGIDASKRPEELTIEAFCRLSNALQMDGIA
- the cysD gene encoding sulfate adenylyltransferase subunit CysD; amino-acid sequence: MGDKKIMTSYNLTHLKQLEAESIHIIREVVAEFDNPVMLYSIGKDSSVLVHLALKAFYPAPPPFPLLHVDTTWKFRDMIEFRDRFCKEKNLDLRVHINKEGAEKNINPFDHGSSIYTNVMKTESLRQALNEGKYDAAFGGARRDEEKSRAKERIYSFRDNKHQWDPKNQRPELWNIYNGKIKTGESIRVFPLSNWTELDVWQYIYMENIEIVPLYFSKKRPVVERDGNIIMVDDERFRLLPGEEPEMRMIRFRTLGCYPLSGAIESTAATLPEIIQEMLLTKQSERQGRVIDHDEAASMEKKKREGYF
- a CDS encoding histidinol phosphate phosphatase domain-containing protein, which encodes MVDLHTHTFFSDGELVPSELVRRAAHAGYRAIAITDHGDSSNLGIIIPNIVKVCNDIGDEWGVTPVPGIELTHVPPRLIPSLADEARKLGARIVVVHGETITEPVCKGTNLAALRAKVDILSHPGLITEEEVVLARENNVCLEISGRKGHSFANGHVVSMARKVGAKLVINSDAHSPGDLLPLDFAKKVALGAGMTEAEFEAARKHSQALLDRARAQ